A section of the Dromaius novaehollandiae isolate bDroNov1 chromosome 6, bDroNov1.hap1, whole genome shotgun sequence genome encodes:
- the LOC112980248 gene encoding neurotrypsin-like, whose protein sequence is MEIPKVVRLLVVLLSLLSCLRCMEALLGSQPSQNHLQSAASSVCSIGPLGYYNGSLAVTEAGAECLNWAEFPDYVQQYPDRGLGDHNHCRNPDGGTTPWCFYRLASGAIGWANCDCNQGAVRLAEGGRVELYFSGLWGTICADHWTDWDASVVCRQLGLSEIGTAGKRSHPALWHIPLHLQSANCHGDEKTLLQCGYQEAASGACNQRSALVTCVPPEGVGVPLRLVGGKESFEGRVEVYHDDKWGTICDDRWDDRDAEVVCRQLGLSGNPKALSWAHYGQGSGPILLDEVECSGNELSLDQCKKSDWGQQNCDHIEDAGVSCDPFTEGTVRLTGGRSPNEGRVEVYYNGDWGTVCDDGWTDLGAQVVCRQLGFSGPAALASEGDYTAGQGFILLDDVACTGTELSLLDCPHSNWGQHDCSHAEDVGVRCSPESNTVIDGNLGPPVRLVDGESTKEGRVEVFLNGQWGSVCDDGWTDRDAAVVCRQLGFSGAAKARGMAYFGEGHGPIHLDNVECSGMEHTLGECVRPDTGIHNCWHSEDAGVICDYVEEKVQDIRKAGPEFGMCGMRLLHRRKKRIIGGNKSLRGGWPWQASLRLKGFHRDTRLLCGATLISSCWVVTAAHCFKRFGVDVRRYLLRVGDYHTAVKDEFERELPVERIVLHRNYWASSNDNDIALVRMRGREGRCLSFNRHVLPVCLPDRREKSDINRQGCVISGWGDTGKSYSRTLLQGVVPLLPREDCEVRYGQKFTNRMICAGNLSEGKRVDSCQGDSGGPLMCRRSNGRWIILGITSWGYGCGRKDSPGVYTKVSKYVPWIKKVTKLK, encoded by the exons ATGGAGATCCCCAAAGTGGTCAGGCTCTTGGTAGTGCTCCTGAGTCTATTGTCCTGTCTCAGATGCATGGag GCTCTCCTGGGATCCCAGCCCAGCCAAAACCATTTGCAGAGTGCAG CATCCAGTGTGTGCAGCATCGGACCTCTCGGGTATTACAATGGCTCGCtggcagtcactgaggctgggGCAGAGTGCCTGAACTGGGCAGAGTTCCCTGATTATGTTCAGCAATACCCAGACCGTGGCTTAGGGGACCACAACCACTGCAGGAATCCAGACGGGGGAACTACGCCCTGGTGCTTCTACCGTCTTGCTTCAGGGGCCATCGGCTGGGCTAACTGCGACTGTAACCAGG gTGCTGTGCGGCTGGCTGAAGGCGGTAGAGTGGAGCTGTACTTCAGTGGACTCTGGGGCACCATCTGTGCTGACCACTGGACTGACTGGGATGCCAGTGTTGTCTGCAGGCAGCTAGGTCTCAG TGAGATCGGTACAGCTGGGAAAAGGAGTCATCCTGCATTGTGGCATATTCCCCTGCACCTGCAGTCAGCAAACTGCCATGGGGATGAGAAAACTCTGCTGCAGTGTGGTTACCAGGAAGCTGCGTCAGGAGCTTGTAACCAGAGAAGTGCCTTGGTGACATGTGTCCCTCCAGAAG GTGTAGGTGTGCCACTGCGTTTGGTTGGGGGAAAGGAGAGCTTTGAAGGACGAGTGGAGGTTTACCATGATGACAAATGGGGTACCATCTGTGATGACCGGTGGGATGACCGGGATGCTGAAGTGGTTTGCAGGCAGCTGGGACTCAG TGGAAACCCAAAGGCCTTGTCATGGGCTCACTATGGGCAGGGATCTGGCCCAATCCTGCTGGATGAAGTAGAGTGCTCAGGCAATGAACTCTCACTTGACCAGTGCAAGAAGAGTGACTGGGGACAACAAAACTGTGACCATATTGAAGATGCTGGGGTCTCCTGTGACCCTTTCACAG AGGGCACTGTCAGGCTGACTGGTGGCCGCAGCCCCAATGAAGGCAGGGTAGAAGTTTATTATAATGGAGACTGGGGCACAGTATGCGATGATGGCTGGACAGATCTCGGTGCCCAggtggtctgcaggcagctgggcttcAG TGGTCCTGCTGCTCTGGCCTCTGAAGGGGATTATACTGCTGGCCAAGGTTTTATCTTACTGGATGATGTGGCTTGCACAGGGACAGAGCTCTCCCTCCTGGACTGTCCGCATAGCAACTGGGGGCAGCATGACTGTTCACATGCTGAGGATGTGGGAGTCCGCTGTTCCCCTGAGAGCAACACGGTCATTGATGGCAACCTGG GGCCTCCTGTGCGGCTGGTGGATGGAGAAAGCACCAAGGAGGGCCGAGTTGAGGTGTTCCTGAATGGACAGTGGGGCAGTGTCTGTGATGATGGCTGGACAGACAGAGATGCTGCAGTGGTTTGCAGGCAACTGGGGTTCAG TGGTGCAGCAAAAGCCAGAGGAATGGCTTATTTTGGTGAAGGCCATGGGCCCATCCATCTGGACAATGTAGAATGCAGTGGCATGGAGCACACCCTGGGGGAATGTGTCAGGCCTGACACTGGGATTCATAACTGCTGGCACAGTGAAGATGCTGGTGTGATTTGCGACTATGTGGAAGAGAAGGTCCAGGATATCAGGAAAGCAG GTCCGGAGTTTGGCATGTGTGGGATGCGCTTGCTTCACCGTCGCAAGAAAAGGATCATAGGTGGAAACAAGTCTCTCAG aGGCGGTTGGCCATGGCAGGCTTCGCTACGGTTGAAAGGTTTTCATAGAGATACTCGTCTGCTGTGTGGAGCAACGCTGATAAGCAGCTGCTGGGTAGTAACTGCAGCCCACTGCTTCAAAAG GTTTGGTGTTGATGTGCGACGCTATCTGCTGCGGGTAGGCGATTACCACACAGCTGTGAAGGATGAGTTTGAGAGGGAGCTGCCTGTGGAGAGGATTGTCCTCCACAGGAACTACTGGGCCAGCAGCAATGACAATGACATTGCCCTGGTCCGAATGCGGGGCAGAGAGGGACGCTGCCTCTCCTTCAATCGCCATGTTTTGCCTGTGTGCCTTCctgacaggagagagaaatcTGACATCAACAGGCAAGGCTGTGTCATCTCTGGCTGGGGAGACACAG GGAAGTCCTATTCAAGAACGCTACTACAGGGGGTGGTGCCTCTTCTACCACGGGAAGATTGTGAGGTCCGTTATGGACAGAAGTTCACTAACCGCATGATTTGTGCTGGGAACCTCTCTGAAGGTAAACGAGTGGACAGCTGCCAAGGTGACAGTGGTGGGCCGCTCATGTGTCGGAGATCAAATGGACGCTGGATCATTTTGGGGATCACTTCCTGGGGTTATGGCTGTGGCCGGAAAGATTCCCCTGGTGTCTACACAAAGGTCAGCAAGTATGTACCCTGGATCAAGAAAGTGACCAagctaaaatga